In one Vibrio sp. CB1-14 genomic region, the following are encoded:
- a CDS encoding TetR/AcrR family transcriptional regulator: protein MSQQQIAENLELAFAQKGFAEPSVAELKTLSGVSMRTLYKYFPSKESMVVGALNHRHQRYIALLEECAQQSGLDATLSAFDVLGGWMKEHAPKGCLSVNALAAFPDNVEINSTVEQHKQQVIDSLAKLSGHEGLSDALFVLHEGTTTAYPILGESAITAAKVAITTLFSTHSTSNKKGIQQ, encoded by the coding sequence ATGTCACAACAACAAATCGCAGAAAACCTTGAACTTGCTTTTGCGCAAAAAGGATTCGCAGAGCCAAGTGTCGCTGAGCTAAAAACACTGTCTGGTGTGAGTATGCGCACCTTATACAAATACTTCCCTTCCAAAGAGAGTATGGTCGTTGGTGCTTTAAACCATCGACACCAACGCTACATCGCACTGTTAGAAGAGTGCGCACAGCAAAGTGGGCTAGATGCTACCCTTTCTGCCTTTGACGTTCTTGGTGGCTGGATGAAAGAGCACGCGCCGAAAGGTTGCCTATCGGTCAACGCGCTTGCTGCTTTTCCTGACAACGTGGAGATAAATTCAACCGTTGAACAACACAAACAACAGGTTATCGACTCTCTTGCCAAACTGAGTGGACACGAGGGTCTTTCAGATGCTCTATTTGTTCTGCATGAGGGAACAACAACCGCTTATCCCATTTTAGGTGAATCGGCGATTACCGCTGCCAAAGTAGCTATCACTACTTTGTTTTCTACCCATTCAACAAGCAACAAGAAAGGAATTCAACAATGA
- a CDS encoding alcohol dehydrogenase family protein, producing the protein MSTVMTGVQLIGHGDLDQLELRSNIPLPSPKEDEVLIKVSAAGVNNTDINTRIGWYSKGDNDSEDAGWAGNALSLPRIQGADVCGHIVAVGSNIDASRIGERVLIDPCLRYVDGQKLEHFWYFGSECDGGFAEYTTVDARQAYSVNSSYKDIELASFPCSYSTAENMLTRANVTSGDVVLVTGASGGVGSAAVQLAKARGATVVAVTSESKAGTLLEIGADKTVSRGQNLVEALGNNSVNVVIDLVAGPQWPELLEVMAPKGRYAVSGAIGGPLVELDVRTLYLKDLSFFGCTGLEDEVFPNLISRIEEEQIKPLVGKTLELAEIKQAQTEFVEKNHIGKIVLNVSAS; encoded by the coding sequence ATGAGCACGGTAATGACAGGCGTACAGCTGATTGGTCATGGCGATCTAGACCAGCTAGAACTCCGCAGCAATATTCCGTTACCTTCGCCAAAAGAAGATGAGGTTTTAATTAAAGTCAGTGCAGCTGGCGTGAATAATACCGATATCAATACGCGTATCGGCTGGTACTCAAAAGGCGACAACGACAGTGAAGATGCTGGGTGGGCTGGCAATGCGCTCAGTTTACCTCGTATTCAAGGTGCTGATGTGTGTGGTCATATCGTCGCAGTAGGTTCTAATATCGACGCTAGTCGCATCGGCGAACGCGTACTGATTGACCCATGTTTGCGTTATGTCGACGGTCAAAAGCTTGAGCATTTCTGGTACTTTGGCTCTGAGTGTGATGGCGGTTTTGCGGAGTATACGACCGTAGATGCCCGCCAGGCTTACAGTGTAAATTCAAGCTACAAGGACATTGAGCTTGCCTCATTTCCATGTTCATACTCCACTGCTGAGAACATGCTAACGCGTGCAAATGTTACCTCAGGCGATGTTGTATTAGTTACTGGTGCCTCTGGTGGGGTGGGCTCCGCAGCTGTTCAGCTAGCCAAAGCGCGGGGGGCAACCGTTGTTGCAGTTACGAGTGAATCCAAAGCTGGGACACTGCTTGAGATTGGCGCAGACAAGACGGTATCTCGGGGTCAAAACTTAGTGGAAGCGCTTGGCAATAACAGTGTTAATGTCGTGATTGACCTTGTTGCGGGACCACAATGGCCTGAGCTTCTAGAAGTCATGGCACCAAAAGGACGCTATGCCGTCTCTGGTGCGATCGGAGGCCCTCTGGTTGAGCTCGATGTTCGTACCCTGTACCTCAAGGATTTGTCATTCTTTGGCTGCACTGGACTCGAAGATGAAGTGTTCCCGAATCTAATCAGCCGCATCGAAGAGGAGCAGATTAAGCCACTTGTCGGCAAAACACTTGAGCTTGCAGAGATTAAGCAGGCACAAACTGAGTTTGTTGAAAAAAACCACATTGGCAAGATTGTTCTCAATGTGAGTGCATCTTAA
- the lpdA gene encoding dihydrolipoyl dehydrogenase — MTESINVDVAVLGGGPGGYTAAFRAADLGLSVCIIESRETLGGVCVNVGCIPSKALLHATSLIEQAKLGQSMGITFAEPQIDLGALREHKQSKINELTKGIAGLAKARKVTRLQGQGQFTSTNTLAVTGENDQIVEFKHAIIATGSHSISLAIAPNDPRIWDSTDALAMESIPERLLIVGGGIIGLEMAQVYAALGSNITIVEAQDHIIPSADKDLVQPLQRATKKTYQTLTKTLVTQMDAQPDGILVSFEGKKAPEPSLFDAVLIAVGRAPNTGNLGLDLLGVELDVKERVKVNDRMQTNVGHVYAIGDIVDGPMLAHKATHEGKVAAENIAGLDSTFCPAAIPSVAYTHPELAWVGLTETEAKEQGVQYSVGKVPWLVSGRAQSVNATNGVTKALFDAETGTLIGAGICGENAGELIHEAGAVLELGGRAKDIAHTVHAHPTLAETFAFAAEVVEGSMTDMLPARKK, encoded by the coding sequence ATGACGGAATCTATCAACGTAGATGTTGCAGTACTCGGTGGTGGACCCGGCGGTTATACCGCAGCCTTTCGAGCCGCAGATTTGGGCTTGTCAGTGTGTATTATCGAAAGTAGAGAAACTTTGGGTGGCGTGTGCGTCAATGTGGGCTGTATCCCGTCAAAGGCTCTATTGCATGCGACATCACTGATTGAGCAAGCGAAACTTGGTCAATCTATGGGGATAACCTTTGCCGAGCCCCAAATCGACCTCGGGGCGTTACGTGAACATAAGCAATCAAAGATCAACGAACTTACCAAAGGCATCGCTGGCCTAGCAAAAGCACGCAAAGTGACGCGACTTCAAGGGCAAGGGCAGTTTACCTCTACCAATACACTCGCGGTTACGGGGGAGAACGATCAAATTGTTGAGTTTAAGCACGCCATCATTGCGACGGGATCCCACTCGATCTCACTGGCTATCGCGCCAAATGATCCGCGTATCTGGGATTCAACCGATGCTCTGGCAATGGAGTCTATTCCAGAACGTTTGCTTATCGTAGGTGGCGGCATCATTGGACTTGAAATGGCACAAGTCTACGCAGCGCTTGGATCGAACATTACAATCGTAGAAGCACAAGACCACATCATTCCAAGTGCGGATAAAGATCTAGTCCAACCTTTGCAACGTGCAACTAAGAAAACGTATCAAACGCTAACCAAAACTTTAGTGACCCAAATGGACGCTCAACCAGATGGTATCTTAGTGTCATTCGAAGGAAAAAAAGCCCCAGAACCTAGCTTGTTTGATGCAGTGTTGATTGCAGTAGGTCGAGCACCGAATACAGGCAACCTTGGTTTAGATCTGCTTGGTGTTGAACTTGACGTAAAAGAGCGCGTTAAAGTTAACGATAGAATGCAAACCAATGTGGGTCATGTGTATGCCATTGGCGATATTGTTGATGGACCAATGCTTGCACATAAAGCCACTCATGAAGGCAAGGTTGCAGCTGAAAACATCGCTGGCTTAGATTCAACGTTCTGCCCTGCGGCCATTCCGTCTGTTGCTTACACACACCCAGAACTTGCTTGGGTCGGTTTAACCGAGACAGAGGCCAAAGAACAAGGTGTGCAATACAGTGTGGGCAAGGTGCCTTGGTTGGTGAGCGGGCGTGCCCAGAGTGTGAATGCTACCAATGGTGTGACGAAAGCGTTGTTTGATGCAGAGACAGGGACACTAATTGGTGCTGGTATCTGCGGCGAAAACGCGGGTGAGTTGATTCACGAAGCCGGCGCAGTGTTAGAACTAGGCGGTCGAGCGAAAGATATTGCCCATACGGTTCATGCTCACCCTACACTGGCCGAGACGTTTGCTTTTGCGGCTGAAGTTGTGGAAGGCTCTATGACGGATATGCTTCCAGCCAGAAAGAAATAA
- a CDS encoding MFS transporter, producing MEKNRRLHLLGLMFDGIASGMMLMALPWFILKQGSNGTFLAVVTLVCTIMSFVLTPLIATAIDRYPRKRILALTQLIQLLAGSSVVIAGTVISRSHLGNDHSVSSVWVLAFCLVAFWIASDLAWATNGAFTQELYVPSEYGRISSQQEIVMQITTLSAGGMGVWLLELWSLEKFALLAASLSLVALMCFVAIRHRSFSSKQKRTPYHLQLRESTSIFRQSPRFFAFIALSCVGYPMMTYLAKLVPIYLSENQQSGEWFAWWQINYGVGAMVCGLMIVKVMNKVSHQQLMLVSMASISVLLCVMTMTLSPLSIVLVALLIGVFNATNRIARVNKLHHEVDNSVRGRVDGGMKLFSTALQSASYVVIAYLANYQLTELGFAIGALVIMLATFAMWLLRRTIIVSTSQPRFIKPAS from the coding sequence ATGGAAAAGAATAGAAGACTACACCTACTAGGGTTGATGTTTGATGGTATCGCATCGGGAATGATGTTGATGGCGTTACCATGGTTTATTCTCAAGCAGGGAAGTAATGGAACGTTTTTGGCTGTCGTGACCTTGGTCTGTACGATAATGTCATTTGTACTAACCCCGCTTATTGCTACGGCAATAGACCGTTATCCCCGAAAGCGTATTTTAGCGCTGACCCAATTGATACAACTGCTTGCGGGCAGCAGTGTCGTGATAGCTGGTACTGTGATTAGCCGTTCGCATTTAGGTAATGACCACAGCGTATCTTCAGTTTGGGTACTCGCTTTTTGCCTAGTCGCGTTTTGGATCGCGAGCGATCTTGCATGGGCAACAAATGGTGCGTTTACTCAAGAGCTTTATGTTCCGAGCGAATATGGCCGTATCTCCAGTCAGCAAGAGATCGTCATGCAGATCACGACCTTGAGTGCTGGCGGTATGGGTGTTTGGTTGTTGGAACTGTGGTCACTGGAGAAGTTTGCTCTGCTAGCTGCATCGTTGTCCCTCGTCGCCTTGATGTGTTTTGTTGCTATCCGGCATCGATCTTTTTCGTCGAAGCAGAAAAGGACTCCGTACCACCTGCAACTGCGTGAATCAACGAGTATATTCCGCCAATCTCCGCGATTCTTCGCTTTCATTGCATTATCGTGTGTGGGCTATCCCATGATGACGTATTTGGCAAAATTGGTTCCTATCTACCTTTCAGAGAATCAACAATCCGGTGAGTGGTTTGCTTGGTGGCAGATAAACTACGGCGTAGGAGCCATGGTTTGTGGACTGATGATCGTCAAAGTAATGAATAAAGTAAGCCATCAACAGCTTATGTTGGTGAGTATGGCATCCATCAGCGTGCTGCTTTGTGTGATGACAATGACATTGTCACCGTTATCCATTGTGTTAGTGGCTCTGCTTATCGGAGTGTTTAACGCGACTAACCGTATTGCAAGAGTCAATAAACTCCATCATGAGGTTGATAATTCAGTCAGAGGCCGAGTTGATGGCGGAATGAAATTGTTTTCGACCGCTTTGCAAAGCGCGAGTTACGTTGTTATTGCGTATCTAGCGAACTATCAACTTACAGAGCTAGGTTTTGCCATCGGCGCACTGGTCATCATGCTTGCAACATTCGCAATGTGGTTGCTACGTCGCACAATTATCGTAAGCACAAGCCAACCTCGTTTCATTAAACCTGCATCTTGA
- the soxR gene encoding redox-sensitive transcriptional activator SoxR, with the protein MELSVGQVAKRAEVAVSALHFYEQKGMITSWRNQGNQRRYDSSVLRRIAVIKTGQQLGLSLEEIKQALSSLPLNRAPSQEEWQQMGQVWRSILDEKIWLMTKLRDELGECIGCGCLSLSKCRLRNPQDALADTLGNGATLWKQQK; encoded by the coding sequence ATGGAGCTTTCCGTAGGACAAGTTGCAAAGCGCGCGGAAGTCGCCGTTTCTGCGCTGCACTTTTACGAGCAAAAAGGGATGATCACCAGTTGGCGTAATCAAGGCAATCAAAGACGGTATGACAGTTCGGTACTGAGGCGAATAGCCGTGATAAAAACGGGTCAGCAATTAGGGCTTAGTTTGGAAGAAATTAAACAGGCGCTATCCAGTTTACCGCTCAATCGAGCACCGAGTCAGGAAGAATGGCAACAAATGGGACAAGTCTGGCGATCCATACTGGATGAAAAGATTTGGCTAATGACAAAACTCAGAGATGAGCTTGGCGAATGTATTGGCTGTGGCTGCTTATCATTGTCTAAGTGTCGACTGCGCAACCCACAAGATGCCCTAGCTGATACGTTAGGGAACGGCGCCACGCTATGGAAGCAGCAAAAGTGA
- a CDS encoding DUF342 domain-containing protein has protein sequence MWKSVLSLSSDKQQIIARLPKEYEQGLALELTLLGNALQEINAQDFWVDDSAVNQFIKSAQAAKGEAFSGMTLAEIRNATAEVVLTEQDMLASIKVTGAYAGEALTPNDIISALTNARVVKGLNKKALKKVLLLSQQLKKGETYTQPVAIGKRPKEGKDAQFIPLVADPKQRVLKPQQAGPNGKVDMRDLGAVVTVGENEQVMRRIPAISGENGYTVTGAIIPPRAVKDLPLKPGAGTRFSPDNPNTLLSTMSGMPIIKASGVEIDEALCLSNVDISTGHIKFKGSVVISGNVEPNMEVTATGTITVGGFVESAFLKAKGDITVAKGIIGHNVNDGEQKSCRLESGGDVVANYAQFADITAKGDIHFTVHSLNNDIRCSGDLLVIGSNKKQGTLSGGEAKVGGKVQCHHLGVEGDTATYIQAFANYEHYAKKLEQLQDRYTELQERKMIAIRREIELKKIPKSSRSDEQNAELAALNSADTEALDALNEEKERIELELYAKLELNTVESMMQTHTRVTVQFDDEKVTTRSTHGPATFSFNKQTITFAPKLKEEDILV, from the coding sequence ATGTGGAAAAGTGTTCTATCTCTCTCTTCAGATAAGCAACAAATTATCGCTCGATTGCCTAAAGAGTACGAACAAGGTTTGGCGTTGGAGCTCACTTTGCTTGGCAATGCGCTGCAGGAAATCAACGCACAAGATTTCTGGGTAGATGACAGCGCTGTGAACCAATTTATCAAATCGGCGCAAGCGGCAAAGGGGGAAGCATTCTCGGGCATGACGCTCGCGGAAATACGTAACGCAACCGCAGAAGTGGTACTCACTGAGCAAGATATGCTGGCGAGTATTAAGGTAACTGGTGCGTACGCAGGCGAAGCTTTAACCCCGAATGACATTATCTCTGCTTTAACCAACGCTCGAGTCGTGAAAGGCCTCAATAAGAAAGCGCTTAAAAAGGTACTGTTGCTCAGTCAGCAGTTGAAAAAAGGCGAAACGTACACCCAGCCCGTTGCGATAGGTAAGCGTCCCAAAGAAGGCAAAGATGCCCAGTTCATTCCTTTGGTTGCCGATCCCAAGCAGCGAGTTTTAAAACCTCAACAAGCAGGCCCCAACGGCAAAGTCGATATGCGTGACTTGGGCGCTGTCGTCACCGTTGGTGAAAATGAACAAGTGATGCGACGTATTCCTGCGATATCTGGAGAAAATGGCTATACCGTCACTGGCGCCATTATCCCACCAAGGGCGGTAAAAGACTTACCTCTAAAACCTGGTGCAGGCACTCGTTTCTCACCAGACAACCCGAACACTTTATTGTCTACGATGTCCGGTATGCCAATCATCAAAGCCTCCGGTGTTGAAATAGACGAGGCGCTTTGTCTAAGTAACGTTGATATCTCAACAGGCCACATTAAGTTTAAAGGCAGCGTCGTGATTTCTGGCAATGTAGAGCCTAACATGGAAGTGACAGCCACTGGCACAATCACCGTCGGCGGTTTTGTTGAATCGGCATTTCTTAAAGCAAAAGGCGATATTACTGTCGCGAAAGGTATTATCGGCCACAATGTTAATGATGGTGAGCAGAAATCTTGTAGACTGGAGTCTGGAGGTGACGTCGTTGCCAACTACGCACAGTTTGCGGATATCACAGCCAAGGGCGACATTCACTTCACTGTACATAGTCTGAATAACGACATACGTTGCTCTGGCGATTTGTTGGTGATTGGTAGTAACAAGAAGCAGGGCACATTGAGTGGCGGTGAGGCAAAAGTTGGCGGTAAGGTTCAATGTCATCACCTTGGTGTTGAAGGCGATACAGCAACCTACATTCAAGCGTTTGCTAACTATGAACATTACGCTAAGAAGCTTGAGCAATTGCAAGATCGCTACACAGAGCTACAAGAGCGTAAAATGATCGCCATCAGGCGTGAGATTGAGCTTAAGAAAATCCCTAAATCTAGCCGAAGTGATGAGCAAAATGCCGAGCTTGCAGCGCTTAATAGTGCCGATACTGAGGCATTAGATGCGCTAAATGAAGAGAAAGAACGCATCGAGCTCGAGCTGTATGCGAAACTAGAGCTAAATACCGTCGAGTCAATGATGCAAACTCATACCCGCGTTACTGTTCAGTTTGATGACGAGAAGGTGACGACTCGCTCCACACACGGGCCGGCAACTTTTAGCTTTAACAAACAAACCATTACCTTCGCGCCTAAATTGAAAGAAGAAGATATCTTGGTGTAA
- a CDS encoding GNAT family N-acetyltransferase, producing MANHSLSYRINSQLSSITQLQQLAQAQFVRAVTVLKGESQWQQTLLSHFVDHFPLPSRFHIGSTKIDGLVNIPPNQGKRLLGQDTQLLVVTIDKQFDANSFNAALGTLVGGGLLILLQSEQSSLHPWLVGAISELPTLEESSLEVAQPSCFCLDDETRLTSLASKSAINRFEQQEEAVELIHHVVSGHRKRPLVLTADRGRGKSSALGIAAARFNGYRPLRVLITAPSKTAVVSALAHFNSELAGQSLSASSVTLEFIAPDELLQTKPNCDLLYVDEAAALPISMLKQMVEHYHRMVISTTIHGYEGCGRGFSVKFLPWLTENRKGTKSYHLDTPIRWSQFDLLEPWASSTFLLNAELTSLPKPMVTEPIRREALTWESFDSASASSNRKCLDAAFALLVNAHYQTSPNDLMWLLNNKTMKLYIMSYDDIVVGSLLVNREGELDTELIERVQLGRARPAGHLVPMELSNHLGLSAAALQTCFRVMRIAVHPLLQGKGLGTEMLSALSQVAKGDVDYLATNFGATTELVRFWKANEFGPVRIGSAKDKASGTFSSTFIRPLSADSVEWIDEARNQFNGSLYFALRSHAQDVEPSLALSLMNSAESKSLSSISVSPLVSNYARGGNSFNSVRPFLAPLLPLALSFNAGHLSLLIVAVVAQEWSWTAIAEYFGFAGKKQAEQAFREELSQLLTVLQCK from the coding sequence ATGGCAAATCACTCTTTATCCTATCGTATTAACTCACAGCTAAGCTCGATAACTCAATTACAGCAGCTCGCTCAGGCTCAATTTGTACGCGCTGTAACGGTATTAAAAGGCGAGTCACAATGGCAGCAAACTTTGCTCTCCCATTTTGTTGACCACTTTCCTTTGCCATCTCGATTCCATATCGGTTCAACGAAAATTGATGGGCTAGTTAATATTCCTCCCAATCAAGGTAAACGTCTTTTAGGGCAAGATACGCAGCTGTTAGTGGTCACCATTGATAAGCAGTTTGACGCTAACAGTTTTAATGCTGCGCTTGGGACTTTGGTTGGCGGTGGATTGCTTATTTTGCTTCAGTCTGAACAGTCGTCACTCCATCCTTGGCTTGTAGGTGCAATATCTGAGTTGCCAACGCTTGAAGAAAGCAGCTTAGAAGTGGCACAGCCGAGTTGTTTTTGTTTAGACGATGAAACCCGTCTTACATCGCTTGCATCTAAAAGCGCTATTAATCGATTCGAACAGCAAGAAGAAGCCGTTGAGCTTATTCATCATGTTGTCTCGGGACACAGAAAACGCCCGCTTGTTCTAACGGCAGATCGCGGCCGCGGGAAAAGCAGCGCCCTGGGTATTGCTGCTGCAAGGTTCAATGGTTACCGGCCTCTTCGCGTTTTGATTACCGCACCAAGCAAAACGGCGGTGGTATCGGCGCTAGCGCATTTTAACAGTGAGTTGGCTGGACAGAGTTTATCTGCTTCTAGCGTTACACTTGAGTTTATCGCGCCAGATGAACTGCTACAGACTAAGCCAAACTGTGATTTGTTGTACGTGGATGAAGCTGCTGCACTACCCATCTCGATGTTAAAACAGATGGTGGAGCACTATCACCGAATGGTCATTAGTACCACCATACATGGGTATGAAGGATGTGGTCGCGGTTTCAGTGTTAAGTTTCTGCCGTGGTTAACTGAGAATCGAAAAGGGACTAAGAGCTACCATCTCGACACGCCAATCCGTTGGAGCCAGTTTGATTTGTTGGAGCCGTGGGCTTCATCAACGTTTTTGCTAAATGCAGAGCTTACTTCTTTGCCAAAGCCTATGGTTACAGAACCGATCCGACGAGAAGCTCTAACTTGGGAATCTTTCGATTCAGCAAGCGCGTCTTCTAATCGTAAGTGTCTCGATGCGGCTTTCGCTTTGCTGGTTAATGCACATTATCAAACTTCGCCGAATGACCTAATGTGGTTGCTAAACAATAAAACCATGAAGCTGTATATCATGAGCTACGATGATATCGTTGTTGGCAGTCTCTTGGTGAACAGGGAAGGGGAGCTAGACACCGAACTCATCGAGCGTGTTCAGTTAGGTCGAGCTCGTCCGGCCGGGCACCTGGTTCCAATGGAATTATCAAACCACCTAGGACTATCGGCTGCTGCGTTGCAAACTTGCTTTCGCGTAATGCGTATTGCGGTTCACCCATTGTTGCAAGGTAAAGGGTTAGGAACCGAAATGTTGAGCGCCTTGTCTCAAGTGGCGAAAGGCGATGTTGATTATCTAGCTACAAACTTTGGCGCGACAACAGAGCTTGTCCGTTTCTGGAAAGCAAATGAGTTTGGCCCTGTTCGAATTGGTAGCGCGAAAGATAAAGCAAGCGGCACTTTCAGCAGTACTTTCATTCGGCCTCTATCTGCAGATAGTGTTGAATGGATAGATGAAGCACGCAATCAGTTTAATGGCTCCCTATATTTTGCTCTTCGCTCGCATGCCCAAGATGTTGAACCATCGCTTGCACTATCTTTAATGAATAGCGCAGAGTCTAAGTCTTTGTCGTCTATCTCTGTTTCCCCTTTGGTATCAAACTATGCAAGAGGAGGGAACAGTTTTAATTCGGTTCGGCCGTTCTTGGCGCCGTTGCTTCCGTTGGCATTGTCATTTAACGCTGGTCATCTGAGTCTGCTCATTGTCGCAGTTGTTGCTCAAGAGTGGAGCTGGACTGCGATTGCGGAGTATTTTGGTTTTGCTGGCAAGAAACAAGCCGAGCAAGCATTTCGTGAAGAGCTCTCTCAACTGTTGACTGTTTTACAGTGTAAATAG
- a CDS encoding ParB/RepB/Spo0J family partition protein — translation MAIKTSELNAKLFGKANKRRATTPQEAQTAAKEQAQVIELSVAGEELVSFELVRVPANEVEANTFVFQENAREQSFLNEHALSDVLATLRDKGQQYPAVGRRQADGTIEVLDGSRRRMSCILAQKEFLIYVAENINSEHAKFLSDVANAHKPLSLYEKGKEMLAKLENGEADDQKALAKMFQCSEALVSGALKAADLPLELLQAYPNVSDLGRPTIVRLHKQFSELDKDNQTKLIDRCQQSDGFVWQTSHAQGVARITKDVSETLENWIHELSPPKRAKVTKIDLVKGRASYTRKGPNLAINLKKVDDQTMEQILEFLKQKMQ, via the coding sequence ATGGCAATTAAAACTTCAGAATTAAACGCCAAGCTATTTGGTAAAGCAAATAAACGACGTGCAACGACACCACAAGAAGCACAAACGGCTGCAAAAGAGCAGGCACAAGTGATTGAACTGTCTGTAGCGGGTGAAGAACTTGTGTCGTTTGAATTGGTTCGCGTTCCAGCAAATGAAGTAGAAGCTAACACGTTTGTTTTCCAAGAAAACGCGCGTGAGCAATCCTTTCTAAACGAGCATGCACTGTCAGATGTATTGGCAACATTGCGCGACAAAGGTCAGCAATACCCAGCAGTTGGTCGCCGTCAAGCTGATGGTACCATCGAGGTATTGGATGGTAGTCGCCGTCGTATGTCATGTATTTTGGCGCAAAAAGAGTTTTTGATTTACGTTGCGGAAAACATTAACTCTGAACACGCTAAGTTCCTTTCTGACGTCGCAAATGCTCATAAGCCTCTTTCACTTTATGAGAAAGGAAAAGAGATGCTTGCTAAACTTGAAAATGGTGAAGCAGATGATCAGAAAGCATTAGCAAAAATGTTCCAGTGTAGCGAAGCACTAGTCAGTGGTGCTCTAAAGGCCGCCGACTTGCCATTAGAACTACTTCAAGCGTATCCAAATGTGAGCGACTTGGGTCGCCCAACGATTGTTAGACTACACAAGCAATTCAGTGAACTCGACAAAGACAACCAGACTAAACTCATTGATCGTTGTCAGCAGTCGGATGGTTTCGTTTGGCAAACTAGCCACGCGCAGGGCGTCGCTCGTATCACTAAAGATGTGTCTGAAACACTAGAAAACTGGATCCATGAGCTGTCGCCACCAAAGCGTGCCAAAGTGACTAAGATTGATTTAGTTAAAGGCCGTGCAAGCTATACGCGCAAGGGGCCAAACCTAGCGATTAACCTGAAAAAGGTCGATGACCAGACCATGGAACAAATCCTAGAGTTTCTGAAACAAAAGATGCAATAA
- a CDS encoding ParA family protein, whose product MKREQTIDNLYQLAEQTQQVQADRIEIVLEERSDDHFPAMSKAMMETRSGLTRRKLDDAISKIEQGGHQFTKNNANHYSISLQEAHMLMDAAGVPKFHERKNSANNKPWIINVQNQKGGTGKSMSAVHLAACLALNLDKRYRICLIDLDPQGSLRLFLNPQISVADHENIYSAVDVMLENVPEGTEIDLEFLRRNVLLPTQYPNLKTVSAFPEDAMFNAEAWQTLSQSQSLDIVKLLKEKLIDKIAEDFDVIMIDTGPHVDPLVWNAMYASNALLIPCAAKRLDWASTVNFFQHLPTVYEMFPEDWKGLEFVRLMPTMFEDDNKKQVSVLTEMNYLLGDQVMMATIPRSRAFETCADTYSTVFDLTASDFEGGKKTLAVAQDAVQKSALELERVLHSNWASLNQG is encoded by the coding sequence ATGAAAAGAGAACAAACAATAGACAATCTCTACCAACTTGCAGAGCAAACTCAGCAAGTGCAAGCGGATCGTATTGAAATCGTTTTGGAAGAGCGCAGTGATGATCACTTCCCAGCGATGTCAAAAGCGATGATGGAAACGCGCTCTGGTCTAACTCGTAGAAAGCTGGACGATGCCATCAGTAAAATAGAGCAGGGCGGTCATCAGTTTACGAAAAACAACGCTAATCATTACTCTATTTCGCTGCAAGAAGCGCATATGTTAATGGATGCGGCAGGTGTGCCTAAGTTCCACGAGCGCAAGAATAGCGCTAATAACAAGCCATGGATTATCAACGTACAGAACCAAAAAGGTGGTACGGGTAAGTCGATGAGTGCTGTACACCTGGCGGCTTGCTTAGCGTTGAACCTAGACAAACGTTACCGTATTTGTCTAATTGACCTTGATCCACAAGGCTCACTTCGTTTGTTCTTAAACCCGCAAATCAGCGTTGCTGACCATGAGAATATCTATTCTGCGGTTGATGTAATGTTGGAAAATGTCCCAGAAGGTACAGAGATTGACTTAGAGTTTCTTCGTCGTAACGTACTACTGCCAACGCAATATCCAAATCTTAAAACGGTATCTGCGTTTCCAGAAGATGCCATGTTTAACGCTGAAGCATGGCAAACGCTGTCGCAAAGCCAATCTCTCGACATCGTTAAACTTCTAAAAGAGAAGCTGATCGACAAGATTGCTGAAGACTTCGATGTCATTATGATTGATACCGGTCCTCACGTAGATCCATTAGTATGGAATGCAATGTACGCATCGAATGCACTGCTAATTCCATGTGCCGCAAAGCGCCTTGACTGGGCGTCGACAGTCAACTTCTTCCAGCATTTGCCAACGGTTTATGAGATGTTCCCTGAAGACTGGAAGGGGTTAGAGTTTGTTCGTCTAATGCCTACTATGTTTGAAGATGACAACAAGAAGCAAGTGTCGGTACTAACTGAAATGAATTACTTACTTGGCGACCAAGTGATGATGGCCACCATCCCAAGAAGCCGCGCATTTGAGACTTGTGCTGACACCTACAGCACGGTTTTCGATTTGACGGCGTCTGATTTTGAGGGTGGTAAGAAAACGTTGGCGGTTGCTCAAGACGCTGTTCAAAAAAGTGCACTAGAGTTAGAAAGAGTATTGCACAGCAACTGGGCTTCACTGAATCAAGGGTAA